One stretch of Zootoca vivipara chromosome 8, rZooViv1.1, whole genome shotgun sequence DNA includes these proteins:
- the ZHX1 gene encoding zinc fingers and homeoboxes protein 1, with protein MASKRKSTTPCMVLASEPDPDLEVVSDVEEGPAAITPAGSVSSDEDSQEYADSDNQQKKKVEGGYECKYCTFQTPDLNMFTFHVDSEHPTIVLSSSYVCLECKFVTKRYDALSEHNMKYHPGEENFKLTMVKRNNQTIFEQTVNDLTFDGSFVQEEKAEESEASEGHLSGISISKTPIMKRMKNKSESKRIAVFHNAAEDGATEEKDAESDPECEEILEKPAPAVSDPNPSNSLAAETISTVVNPTAVIQPAQVITTITSPQNSNLISKVLIPINSIPTYNTALDNNPLLLNTYNKFPYPTVSEIALLATQAKYTEEQVKIWFSAQRLKHGVSWTPEEVEEARRKQFNGTVHTVPQTITVIPAHISAASNGLPSILQTCQIVGQPGLVLTQVTGAGTLPVTAPIALTVAGVPNPAQLQKAQVQATQPVTETKQVAAVPAPQLTKSEVAAAASNVDMVGGRTKKTKEQLTALKISYLKSHFPLDSEIVRLMKATGLTKGEIKKWFSDTRYNQRNSKHNHYNHLSNDSCTIVIDSSDETNEPSTMVQPQQKPSWNASDLSPQKFKGKTAEQLQVLQDSFHNNPALTDEELNRIRSETKLTRREIDAWFSEQKKPNVPQDESEELAESNSGSLKEASAEACGGEGTGAQKSGKLFKKSPEQLHMLKMSFVRTQWPSAEEYDKLAEETRLPRPEIVSWFGDTRYAWKNGGLKWYYYYQGPNASSMNGQGYSRRRGRGRPKGRGRGRPRGRPKANKRTRPWERTPIIKFKTGKAILKDYYLKHKFLNEQDLDELVAKSHMGYEQVREWFAEKQRRADLGLELFEEEDDEEEPLEEQDDEEEGEAEEEDEETDDSDNWEPPRHVRRKLSKSD; from the coding sequence ATGGCAAGTAAGCGGAAATCCACTACGCCCTGCATGGTCTTAGCAAGTGAGCCAGACCCAGACTTGGAGGTGGTCTCTGACGTGGAAGAAGGTCCAGCTGCGATCACGCCAGCAGGGAGCGTCTCGAGTGACGAAGACTCTCAAGAATATGCAGACTCGGacaatcagcaaaaaaaaaaagtcgaagGGGGTTATGAATGCAAGTACTGTACCTTCCAGACTCCAGATCTCAATATGTTTACTTTCCACGTGGATTCCGAGCACCCGACCATCGTACTGAGCTCCTCCTATGTCTGTCTTGAGTGCAAGTTCGTCACCAAGAGGTATGACGCCCTTTCGGAGCACAATATGAAATACCACCCCGGAGAGGAGAACTTTAAGCTCACCATGGTGAAGCGAAACAACCAGACCATCTTTGAGCAGACGGTGAACGATCTCACTTTTGATGGGAGTTTTGTCCAGGAGGAGAAAGCGGAGGAGTCGGAAGCTTCCGAGGGCCATTTGTCGGGCATCTCGATCAGCAAGACCCCAATCATGAAAAGGATGAAGAATAAGAGCGAATCGAAGCGGATCGCCGTTTTCCACAACGCAGCGGAGGATGGTGCCACAGAGGAGAAAGATGCCGAATCGGACCCGGAGTGTGAGGAAATCCTAGAGAAACCGGCTCCTGCCGTTTCGGACCCCAACCCGAGTAATTCGCTGGCGGCGGAAACCATTAGCACGGTTGTGAACCCCACCGCAGTGATCCAGCCTGCGCAAGTGATTACTACCATCACGTCTCCGCAGAACTCCAACTTGATTTCTAAAGTCTTGATCCCTATCAATAGCATTCCGACCTATAACACTGCTTTGGATAACAACCCCCTCTTGCTCAACACCTACAACAAGTTCCCGTACCCGACGGTGTCGGAAATCGCACTTCTAGCCACGCAAGCGAAATACACCGAGGAGCAGGTCAAGATCTGGTTCTCTGCCCAGCGCCTGAAGCACGGCGTCAGCTGGACGccggaggaggtggaggaagcaaGGAGGAAGCAGTTCAACGGCACTGTGCACACTGTCCCCCAGACCATTACGGTCATTCCGGCACACATCTCGGCAGCCAGCAACGGcctgccttccattctgcagacCTGCCAAATAGTTGGCCAGCCGGGCCTGGTGCTTACGCAAGTCACGGGCGCCGGCACACTTCCGGTGACTGCCCCGATCGCGCTGACGGTGGCCGGAGTCCCGAACCCGGCCCAGTTGCAGAAGGCGCAGGTGCAAGCGACTCAGCCCGTTACCGAAACCAAGCAGGTGGCTGCCGTCCCGGCCCCTCAGCTTACCAAAtcggaggtggcggcggcggcatcaAACGTGGACATGGTCGGGGGGCGTACGAAGAAGACCAAGGAGCAGCTGACGGCGCTGAAGATCAGCTACCTGAAAAGCCACTTCCCTCTCGACTCAGAGATCGTTCGGCTCATGAAAGCGACAGGCCTGACCAAAGGAGAGATCAAGAAATGGTTCAGTGACACCCGGTACAACCAGAGGAACTCGAAGCACAACCACTATAACCATCTCAGCAACGACTCCTGCACCATTGTGATTGACTCGAGCGACGAGACAAACGAGCCCTCGACAATGGTGCAGCCGCAGCAGAAGCCGTCCTGGAATGCCTCTGACCTCAGCCCCCAGAAATTTAAGGGGAAGACTGCCGAGCAGCTGCAGGTCCTCCAAGACAgtttccacaacaaccctgctctTACAGACGAAGAACTGAACAGGATACGGTCGGAGACCAAGCTGACCAGGCGGGAGATAGACGCTTGGTTTTCGGAACAGAAGAAGCCGAACGTTCCGCAGGACGAAAGCGAGGAATTGGCTGAAAGTAATTCAGGAAGCTTGAAGGAAGCATCTGCTGAGGCTTGTGGTGGGGAAGGAACTGGAGCCCAGAAGTCGGGGAAGCTGTTTAAGAAGTCGCCAGAACAACTGCATATGCTCAAAATGTCCTTCGTCCGGACGCAGTGGCCGTCTGCGGAAGAATACGACAAGTTGGCAGAAGAGACCAGGCTCCCCCGGCCGGAGATCGTTAGCTGGTTTGGAGACACGCGTTACGCCTGGAAAAATGGCGGCTTGAAATGGTACTACTACTACCAAGGGCCCAATGCAAGCAGTATGAATGGCCAAGGCTATTCGAGGCGGAGGGGGAGAGGACGGCcaaaaggcagagggaggggaaggcctCGTGGGCGGCCGAAAGCCAACAAACGGACCAGGCCTTGGGAACGGACGCCGATCATCAAATTTAAAACTGGAAAAGCCATCCTGAAGGACTATTACCTGAAACACAAATTCCTTAACGAGCAGGACCTTGACGAGCTGGTGGCCAAATCGCACATGGGATACGAGCAGGTCAGGGAGTGGTTTGCGGAGAAGCAGAGGAGAGCCGACTTGGGCCTTGAGTTGTTTGAGGAGGAAGACGACGAGGAGGAGCCATTGGAAGAGCAGGACGATGAAGAAGAAGgcgaggctgaggaggaggacgAAGAAACAGATGACAGCGACAACTGGGAGCCTCCTCGACACGTTCGACGTAAGCTCTCAAAATCGGACTGA